In Stenotrophomonas sp. ASS1, the following proteins share a genomic window:
- a CDS encoding YciI family protein — translation MAGTVYLVLAMRRPDFNAAAVQPHRDFLDALQAQGKLQLTGGFADGSGGAYVLCNVDSLAQAQAIVATDPLVTMQASALTVHEWNTR, via the coding sequence ATGGCCGGCACCGTCTACCTGGTGCTGGCCATGCGCCGGCCCGATTTCAACGCCGCCGCCGTGCAGCCGCACCGTGACTTTCTCGATGCGTTGCAGGCACAGGGCAAGCTGCAGCTGACCGGCGGCTTTGCCGATGGCAGCGGTGGCGCCTATGTGCTGTGCAACGTGGACAGCCTGGCGCAGGCGCAGGCCATCGTCGCCACCGATCCGCTGGTGACGATGCAGGCCTCCGCGCTGACCGTGCACGAATGGAACACCCGCTGA
- the argH gene encoding argininosuccinate lyase, which yields MADLLWQKPGVAVDAQIQTFLAGDDVILDREFFLHDIAASAAHAQGLQHIGILSADELAGLLRELDVLAQDFREGRFVLDTQYEDGHSAIEARLTERLGDAGRKIHTGRSRNDQILVATRLWLKEKLQRVAQLSAEVAKVALDRAQAEKDLPIPGYTHIQRAVVSSAGMWWAGWAEAFIDNAIRARDTHALVDANPLGTAAGYGVNLPLDREHTTAALGFARMQISPIYAQLSRGKFELAALEALGGATLDLRRIAWDLSLFTSAEFGFVALPAQYTTGSSIMPNKRNPDVIELMRATHASVAAARTEIEQLLSLPSGYHRDLQSSKGAIFHGFGRGLSALELLPALLANLEWRDDKVRAAIDSGMYATDVAVEAAVAGVPFREAYKAAAAGADSAGQGRTPEGSLAARVSPGSAADLRLDELHARWQALS from the coding sequence ATGGCAGACCTTCTTTGGCAGAAGCCCGGCGTCGCCGTCGACGCCCAGATCCAGACCTTCCTCGCCGGCGATGACGTGATCCTCGATCGCGAATTCTTCCTGCACGACATCGCCGCCAGCGCCGCGCATGCACAGGGCCTGCAGCACATCGGCATCCTCAGCGCCGATGAGCTGGCGGGCCTGCTGCGCGAGCTCGACGTGCTGGCGCAGGACTTCCGTGAAGGCCGCTTCGTGCTGGACACGCAATACGAAGATGGTCACTCGGCGATCGAAGCGCGCCTGACCGAACGCCTCGGCGATGCCGGCCGCAAGATCCACACCGGCCGCAGCCGCAATGACCAGATCCTGGTCGCCACCCGCCTCTGGCTGAAGGAGAAGCTGCAGCGTGTGGCCCAGCTCAGCGCCGAGGTTGCCAAGGTCGCGCTGGACCGTGCGCAGGCCGAGAAGGATCTGCCGATCCCCGGCTACACCCACATCCAGCGTGCCGTGGTGTCCTCGGCCGGCATGTGGTGGGCCGGCTGGGCCGAGGCCTTCATCGACAACGCCATCCGCGCGCGCGACACCCATGCGCTGGTCGACGCCAATCCGCTTGGCACGGCTGCCGGCTACGGTGTGAACCTGCCGCTGGACCGTGAGCACACCACGGCCGCGCTCGGTTTCGCCCGCATGCAGATCTCGCCGATCTACGCGCAGCTGTCGCGCGGCAAGTTCGAACTGGCCGCGCTGGAAGCGCTGGGCGGCGCCACGCTGGACCTGCGCCGCATTGCCTGGGACCTGTCGCTGTTCACCAGCGCCGAGTTCGGCTTCGTCGCGCTGCCGGCGCAGTACACCACCGGCAGTTCGATCATGCCCAACAAGCGCAATCCGGACGTGATCGAGCTGATGCGCGCGACCCACGCCAGCGTCGCCGCCGCGCGTACCGAGATCGAGCAGCTGCTGTCGCTGCCGTCGGGCTATCACCGCGACCTGCAGTCGTCCAAGGGCGCCATCTTCCACGGCTTCGGTCGCGGCTTGTCGGCGCTGGAACTGCTGCCGGCGCTGCTGGCCAACCTGGAATGGCGCGACGACAAGGTTCGCGCGGCAATCGACTCGGGCATGTACGCCACCGATGTGGCGGTGGAAGCGGCCGTGGCCGGTGTGCCGTTCCGCGAGGCCTACAAGGCTGCTGCCGCCGGTGCCGACAGCGCAGGGCAGGGGCGTACCCCGGAAGGCAGCCTGGCCGCACGCGTATCGCCGGGTTCGGCCGCCGACCTGCGCCTGGACGAACTGCACGCGCGCTGGCAGGCGCTGTCCTGA
- the argC gene encoding N-acetyl-gamma-glutamyl-phosphate reductase produces the protein MNDSTFTLGIVGARGHTGAELIKLVAAHPRLKLAFVSSRERAGQRLSDHHPEFQGELQYENLDADAVAAKGVDAVILALPNGLAAPFVAALEAAKPDTVIVDLSADYRFDNSWYYGLPELTRGRYNGQKHISNPGCYATAMQLAVHPLLDLLAGPPQCFGVSGYSGAGTTPSDKNNVELLADNLMPYALTNHVHEREVSVQLGVAVEFMPHVAPHFRGITLTANLWLNRVQTREQIVERFQQAYAGEPLIEVVDEAPWVSHIAGRHGAQVGGFTLAPGGKRVVVVATLDNLLKGAATQAMQNLNLALGIDELTSIPH, from the coding sequence ATGAACGATTCGACTTTCACCCTGGGCATCGTCGGCGCCCGTGGCCATACCGGTGCCGAGCTGATCAAGCTGGTGGCCGCACATCCGCGGCTGAAGCTGGCCTTCGTGTCCTCGCGCGAACGCGCCGGGCAGCGCCTGTCCGACCACCATCCGGAATTCCAGGGCGAGCTGCAGTACGAGAACCTGGACGCCGACGCGGTGGCCGCCAAGGGCGTGGACGCGGTGATCCTGGCCCTGCCCAACGGCCTGGCCGCACCGTTCGTGGCCGCACTGGAAGCGGCGAAGCCGGACACCGTCATCGTCGACCTGTCGGCCGACTACCGCTTCGACAACAGCTGGTACTACGGCCTGCCGGAGCTGACCCGAGGCCGCTACAACGGCCAGAAGCACATCAGCAACCCGGGCTGCTATGCCACGGCGATGCAGCTGGCGGTGCATCCGCTGCTGGACCTGCTGGCCGGCCCGCCGCAGTGCTTCGGTGTGTCCGGCTATTCCGGCGCCGGCACCACGCCGTCGGACAAGAACAACGTCGAACTGCTCGCCGACAACCTGATGCCGTATGCGCTGACCAACCACGTGCACGAGCGTGAAGTGTCGGTCCAGCTGGGCGTTGCGGTTGAATTCATGCCGCATGTCGCGCCGCATTTCCGGGGCATCACGCTCACCGCCAACCTGTGGCTGAACCGCGTGCAGACCCGCGAACAGATCGTCGAGCGCTTCCAGCAGGCCTATGCGGGCGAACCGCTGATCGAGGTAGTGGATGAAGCGCCGTGGGTCAGCCACATCGCCGGCCGCCACGGTGCGCAGGTCGGTGGCTTCACCCTGGCCCCGGGCGGCAAGCGGGTGGTGGTGGTGGCGACCCTGGACAACCTGCTGAAGGGCGCGGCCACCCAGGCCATGCAGAACCTCAACCTCGCGCTGGGCATCGACGAACTGACGTCGATCCCGCACTGA
- a CDS encoding GNAT family protein produces MDHSDHWTTIPTLRGQHVTLQPLQPEHVPGLRAAVEGSGLDQLWYTQVPSPERVEHYVQAALQAQAEGKVLPFVILDAAGDIVGTTRFYDLDAGVPKLSLGYTWYAPRVQRTGVNTETKLLLLQHAFETMGCISLVLETSWFNFTSRTAIARLGAKQDGVLRNHKRHADGTPRDTVIFSIIDTEWQGVKRHLQYRLDSHA; encoded by the coding sequence ATGGACCATTCCGATCACTGGACTACGATTCCCACCCTGCGCGGCCAGCACGTGACACTGCAGCCGCTGCAGCCCGAGCATGTGCCTGGCCTGCGCGCCGCCGTGGAGGGCAGCGGCCTGGACCAGCTCTGGTATACCCAGGTGCCTTCGCCGGAGCGGGTCGAGCACTATGTGCAGGCCGCGCTGCAGGCGCAGGCGGAAGGCAAGGTGCTGCCGTTCGTGATCCTCGATGCGGCGGGTGACATCGTGGGTACCACCCGATTCTACGACCTGGATGCCGGCGTGCCCAAGCTCAGCCTCGGCTACACCTGGTATGCACCGCGCGTGCAGCGTACCGGCGTCAACACGGAAACCAAGCTGTTGCTGCTGCAGCACGCCTTCGAAACCATGGGCTGCATCAGCCTGGTGCTGGAAACCAGCTGGTTCAACTTCACCTCGCGCACCGCCATCGCCCGCCTCGGCGCCAAGCAGGACGGCGTGCTGCGCAACCACAAGCGGCACGCCGACGGCACGCCGCGCGACACCGTCATCTTCTCCATCATCGATACGGAATGGCAGGGCGTGAAGCGCCACCTGCAGTACCGCCTGGACAGCCACGCATGA